The genomic region CGGCGTCAGCCCCTCGTCCGAGGAGAAGCGCCGCATGAGCACCTCCCCGTCCGCGTACGCGCCCACCCCGGCCGCGTTCGCCCGGGTGTCCCCCTGGAGGCGCACCTGGCCTTCCAACCGGTGCAGCTCGCACCGCAGCAGGTTCGGATCGGACGTGAGCACGGCCAGGACGGCGGACATGGGCGGTAACCCCCGGTCAGGAGTGGGTGTCTGCCCCATGCATAACGGCCGCCCCCGCCCCCCTCAACCCCGCCGCCTGAGCAGGCCTCACGCGCTAAGCCCTTGAAATGGCTGAGATTTACGACATAGAACGTTTGACACCCTGGGACCGGGAGGCGTAACCTCCGCCCGCTTTGGGCAAGACTCCTGCGATGGTGCAGGACTTCACCGGAGACGGAATGTCGGACGAGATCGCGATTGGCGTCGACCTGGGCACCTCCTATTCGTGCGTGGCGGTGGTCCAGGACGGCCAGCCGGTGGTCATCCCCAACGAGTGGGGCGAGTCGAACCACGCCTCGTGCGTGTCGTTCCTCGATGACGGCTCGGTGCTGGTGGGCAACGCCGCCAAGAAGAACATCATCGCCGCGCCCGAGGCGACGGTGTACTCGGCCAAGCGGCTCATCGGCCGGTACTTCTTCTCCGACGAGGTGAAGAAGGCCCAGGCGGTGATGCCCTACACCATCGTCGAGGGCGAGAACAACGCGGTGCGCATCCAGGTGCACGGCCAGACGTACTCGCTGCCGGAGATCTCCGCGCTGGTGCTCAAGGAGATGAAGGCGGTGGCGGAGACGTACCTGGGGCGGGAGGTGACCAAGGCGGTGGTCACCGTGCCGGCGTACTTCAACGACAACCAGCGCCAGGCCACCAAGGACGCGGGGCGCATCGCGGGGCTGGAGGTGCTGCGCATCCTCAACGAGCCCACCGCGGCGGCGCTCGCCTACGGCTTCGGCCGGGACGTCAACCAGCGCGTGGTGGTGTACGACCTGGGCGGCGGCACCTTCGACGTGTCCATCCTGGAGATCGGCAAGGACGTGTTCGAGGTGCTGTCCACCGCGGGCGACACGTACCTGGGCGGCGACGACTTCGACGACCGCATCATGACGTGGCTGGCCGAGGACTTCCTGGCCAAGACGCGGCTGGACCTGCGCCAGAGCAAGTACTGCCTGCAGATGCTCAAGGACGCCGCCGAGCGGGCGAAGATCGAAGTGGGCCAGCACGGCACGGCGGAGATCCTCTGCCAGGGCATCTGCCAGGACGGCAACGGCAACGTGATGGACCTGCGCAACACGCTGACCCATGACCAGTTCAACCGGATGGTCATGGACCTGGTGCAGCGCACCTTCAAGGTCTGCGACGAGGCGCTGCAGAGCGCGCGGCTGTCCGCCTCGGAGATCGACGCGGTCATCCTGGTGGGCGGCCCCACGCGGCTGCCCATCATCCGCAACTCCGTGAAGCACTACTTCCAGAAGGAGCCCATGGAGGGCATCAACCCCGACCAGGTGGTGTCGCTGGGGGCCTGCCTCCAGGCGCACGCGCTCCTGGACGCGCACGCGGAGACGTTCCTGGTGGACGTCACCCCGCTGTCGCTGCGCATCGGCACCGTGGGCGGCTACACGGAGAAGGTCATCGACAAGAACACGCCGGTGCCCATTGACCGCTCGAAGACGTTCACCACCAGCCGCGACGGCCAGGAGAAGGTGAAGATTCGCGTGTACCAGGGCGAGTCCAACCGGGCCGAGGAGTGCGAGCTGCTCGGCGAGTTCGAGTTCTCCGGCTTCCGCATCGGCTACCGCGGGGACGTGAAAATCGAAGTGACGTTCGAGATCGACACCAACGGCATGGTGAACGTGTCGGCCTGTGACGTCGAGACAGGCCAGAAGACGACCACCACGCTCACCCTCTCGTCGGGCATGTCCGAGACCGATATTCAGCGGTCCATCGACGCCACCCGGCAAATCCAGCTCGCAGGTCACGGCGGCGACTTGCCCTCCGTGGCCTAGCCGCTTCCGCACGGAACGCCGATGTCCCAACCTTCCGATCCGAACGCCGGCAAGCCTCCGGGCCCTCCCCCCGGGAGCGCCCCCGCTCAGCCCGCCTCCGCGCCCCGCGCCCCCACCCCGGGGGCCGCCGCCGGTGCCCCCCGGCCGGCCCCCCCAGGAGCCGTTCCGCCCCGGCCTGGCACTCCCGTGGCCGCACCGCCCGGGGCCCCGCGCCCCGCGCCAGGCGCCACCGTGGCCCCCCGGCCCCCGGCCCCGGCCATCCCGCCCGTGGGGACCGCCGCCGGTGCTCCCCCCCGGCCCGCCGCCCCGGGCGCCCCGGTCATCGCCCCGCGCCCCGCCCAGGGTCCGCTCCCGGCCGGCCCGGCCGCGCGCCCCGCGGGCACTCCCGCCGCCGGCGGCAGGCCTCCGCCCCCTCCCGCGGACCTGATGCCCCGCTCCGAGCGCCCGACCCTGTCGCTGCCCACCATCTCGCCGGTGACCTTCACGCAGCCAAGCATCGCGGCCCCTCCACCTCCTGCCCAGAGCCCTCAACGGCCCACGGTGCAGGGGCTGACGCCTGTGTCCGTCACGCCCCAGGCCGGCCCCGGCGTCACGCTGACGGCCCCCACGCCAGGCTCCCCGGCCGCCGCGGCGCACCGGCCCACCCTGCCAGGCATCGTCCCCGTCTCCGTCACCCCGCTCCCCATGCCGCCACGGCCTGCCGGGGCCCTCGCCGTGGGCCGTCCGCCCGGGGGAGTCCCCGCCGCCGGCACCCCTTCGCCCGTGCCACGGCCCGGCACGCCGCCCACCATGGCCCCCGGGGTGCCTCCCCCGGTGGCCGCCTCGCCCGTGCCGCGGCCCGGCACGCCGCCCACCATGACCCCCGGGGTGCCTCCCCCGGTGGCCCAGGCCACGGGCCCCCGGCCGCCGGTGATCGCGCCCGCACGCCCGGCGCCTCCCACCATCGCGCCCATGGCCCCGGCCGTTCCGGGCATTCCCGCGGTCCCGGCGGTGGCCGCCTCCCGGCCCCTCGCGCCCGCCGTGCCCCCGGTGGCCCCCAGCATCGCGCCCATCGTCCCCCCGGTGGCCCCCGCCGCCGCGGCCCCCGTGGCCGCCCCTCCGCCGCCTCCGGCCGCCGCGGGCAAGGGCTCGCTGGATCCGGCGCAGGCCGCGGAGCTGGAGGTCCGGTGCTCTCAGCTCGACCAGCTCGACTATTTCGAGGTGCTGAAGATCCCGAAGGATGCGGCCCCGGCGGTCATCAAGAAGGCCTTCTACTCCGAGAGCCGCACCTACCACCCGGACCGCTTCTTCCAGCTGGAGTCCAAGGAGCTGAAGGAGCAGGTGCACGAGCTCTACAAGCGCGTCACCGAGGCCTATTACGTCCTGCGCGACGACACGAAGCGCAAGAAGTACCTGGCGGACGTGACGGGCCCGGAGCGGGCGCAGAAGCTGCGCTTCACCGAGAACTCCGAGGCCGAGACCAAGGCCGCCGTCCGCAAGGAGCAGGAGGAGCAGATCGGCACCCACCCCAAGGGGCGCCAGTTCTACCAGCTCGGCGCGAGCGACCTCGACGCGGGCCGGTGGTCCTCCGCCGAGCGCAACCTCAAGATGGCGCTCACCTACGAGCCGGCCAACGCCCGCTACAAGGAGAAGCTCGCCGAGGCCAAGAAGAAGCTCGAGGAAGAGGCCAAGAGCAAGGGTGACTCCTTCAAGATCAAGTAACGCGTCCGCACGGGGCGGACGTCCGGTGGCAGGCAGGGGGGCTTCGCGGTGATCATCGATCTCATCATCCTGGGACTGGTGCTGTTCTTCGCGGTGGTGGGCGCCATCACCGGCGCGGCCCGGCAGGTGGCCCACCTGGTGGGGCTGGCGGTGGCCTACTTCGTCTCCAAGCGGCTGGGGCCGGTGCTCGCGCCCAAGCTGGCGGAGGCGCTGGGCACCCCGCTGCTCATCGGGCTGCTGGTGGGCAGCGTGCTGCTCTTCATCGTCGTGCTGGTGGTGGTGCGCTACGCGCTGGGGGCCCTGCTCCAGCGGATGCTCTCGGGGCAGGAGCCGGAGAACCGGGGCGCGGACCGGTTCATCGGCTTTCTCATCGGCGGGGCCAAGGTGGGCATCATCGCCTACGTGCTGCTCAGCGCGCTGACGTTCGTGGAGCAGTACGTGGTGGTGGCGGGCCGGCGCATGGGCCTGTCCCCCAAGGGCTCCCACGCCCTGGCCTTCGCGCGCGAGCACAACCTCTTCGAGATGACCCAGTTCGCCGCGCTCAAGGACTTCGTCCAGGTGGCCCAGCTCAGCGCCGACCCGCAGCGGGCCGCGAAGCTCCAGAATGATCCCGCCTACAAGGCGCTGCGGCAGGACCCGCGCTTCCAGAAGGCCCTCCGGGACGAGTCGCTGCGCCGCTCGCTGGAGCGGGGCGACCACCGGGCGCTCCTGAACAACAACCTCATCCTCCAGCTCATCCAGGACCCGGACATCGCCGCCCGGCTGGGCGCGGCCTCCCACGCGGCGGAGCGAAGGCCCTGAGCCCCGCCCCGGAGGGCGAGGCCCCGGAATCCCGGACTAGGCGCCGAGCTGCGCGGCGTTCAGCCCGTTGAGCCGGACGCGCACGAACTCCCCGTCGATCCGGAAGGAGCCCCGGCCGCGCTCGGGCGCCTCGAACATCACATCCGCCATGACGTGCTCCAGGATGGAGCGCAGGCCGCGGGCCCCCAGCCCCTTCTCCACCGAGAAGTGCACCACCTCGCGGAGCGCCTCCGGGGCGAAGTCCAGTTCGATCTCGTCGTAGGCCAAGAGCTCGCGGAACTCGCGGATGATGGAGTCCGGGGGCTCGGTGAGCACGCGCAGGAGGTCCTCCTCGCCCAGCGCCTGGAGCTGCACCATCACCGGCAGGCGGCCGAGGAACTCCGCCAGCATGCCGAAGTCCACCAGCTGCTTGACGCTGATGCGCTTGGTCACCCGGCGCCCGTCCTCCTCGGAGCCGAAGCCCAGGGGGCGCGAGCCCCCCTCCCCGTACTCGTGCAGGTCCGAGAACGTGCCGGCGCAGATGAAGAGGATGTCGCGCGTGTCGATCTGCACGAAGTCGCTCTTGTTCCACGCCTGGGTGAGGTTCATGGGGACGAAGACTTCGCGCCCCTCCAGCATCTTCAGCAGCCCCTGCTGGACGCCCTCGCCGCCGATGTCCCGGCTGCCCGCGCCGTTGCGGGCCCCTTGCGAGCGGCGGGCGATCTTATCCACCTCGTCCACGAAGATGATGCCCCGCTGGGTGTCCTCCACCGAGTGGTTGGCCTTGAAGAGGAGGTCGGAAATCATCACCTCCACGTCCTTGCCGTAGTACCCGGCCTCCGTGTACTCGGTGGCGTCCACGGTGGTGAACGGCACCGAGAGGATCTCCGCCAGGTTGCGCGCGATGTGCGTCTTGCCGCTCCCGGTGGGCCCAATCAGCAGGATGTTGGACTTCTTGATGAGCGTGCCGCGCCGGAGCCGCCGCGCCTGGATGCGCTTGAGGTGGTTGTGCGCGGCGATGGCCACCGCCCGCTTGGCCTCCTGCTGGCCGATGACGTACCGGTCCAACCGCTCGAAAATCTGTCTTGGTGTGAGTAACGGCTCTTCCCTGCGTGCGGACGACTCCATGCACCCTCCCCTTCGGTCCACGCGTCCTCCCCGTGTTCACAAAGGGTAAGCCCGGGTGGCGAGGAGGCCCACCGGACTTCTTCCCGGGCCCTTCGCCTGCCTGGTTGCTCGACTGACAACCGGCTATTGAAGCCGGAGCGCTTTCCCTATAGTTGCGCGCGTTCACGGTTGAAGGAATTCGCCACCCTTCCCCACCCCTGGAGGCCCTGAGACGCCGATGCCCATCAACACGCCGCAGCACCGTTGGACCCTCGCTGATGCCCTGGAGATGTATGGGATCCGGAACTGGGGAAATCCCTACTTTGGCATCAACGAGAAGGGCCATGTGTGCGTCCACCCGGATGGGCCCCAGGGGTCCAGCATGGACCTGAAGGAACTGGTGGACGAGGTGCGGCGCCGGGGCATTGGCCTGCCGCTGCTGATTCGCTTCACGGACGTCCTTCGCCACCGCGTCATCCACCTCAACGAGGCCTTCAAGAAGGCCATCGCCGAGTCCAACTACAAGGGCCAGTACCGGGGCGTGTACCCCATCAAGGTGAACCAGCACCGGTACGTGGTGGAGACCATCGTCGAGACGGGCAAGAACTACGGCTACGGCCTGGAGGCCGGCAGCAAGCCGGAGCTGCTCGCGGTGATGGCGCTGCTCGACAACGAGGACGCGCTCGTCATCTGCAACGGCTACAAGGACGAGGAGTACGTGGAGACGGCGCTGTTCTTCTCCCGGCTGGGCCGCAACGTCATCCTCGTGGTGGAGAAGCCCAGCGAGCTGCCCCTCATCGCCGAGGTGGCGCGCAAGACGGGCATCGCCCCCCGGCTGGGCATCCGCGTGAAGCTGTCCACGCGCGGGGCGGGCAAGTGGGAGGCCTCCGGCGGAGACCGCTCCAAGTTCGGCCTCACCTCCTCGGAGCTGATGAACTGCATCGGCTTCATGCGCGAGACGGGGCTTTTGCCCCACTTCGAGCTGCTGCACTTCCACCTGGGCAGCCAGATCTCCAACATCCGCAACGTGAAGAACGCGCTGCGCGAGGTGGGCTGCTTCTACGTGGAGGTGGTGCGCCAGGGCGCCCCGCTGAAGTACCTGGACGTGGGCGGCGGCCTGGGCGTGGACTACGACGGCTCGCAGACCAACTTCACCTCCTCCATGAACTACACCACGGAGGAGTACGCCAACGACGTGGTGTTCGGCGTGATGGAGGCGTGTGACCGGGCGGGCGTCACCCACCCCACGCTCGTCTCCGAGTCCGGCCGCGCCATCGTGGCCCACCACGCCGTGCTGGTGATGGACGTGCTGGGCACCAGCGAGTCGGACCTCTCCCAGGTGCCCGACAAGGTGGACGAGAAGGCCCCCTCCGTGGTGCGCAACCTGATGAACACCCTGAAGGAGGTGACGAACAAGAACCTCCTGGAGTCCTGGCACGACGCCCAGGACTCGAAGGAGGAGAGCCTCACGCTCTTCTCCCTGGGCCACCTGTCGCTGGAGCAGCGCGTGGCCGCGGAGAACATCTACTGGGCCATCTGCCACAAGATCATGCGCATCGCGCGCGACCAGGGCGAGATTCCCGAGGAGCTGGACTCGCTGGAGCGGCAGCTCTCCGACACGTACTTCTGCAACTTCTCCGTGTTCCAGTCCCTGCCGGACTCGTGGGCCATTGATCAGCTCTTCCCGATCATGCCCATCCACCGGCTCTCCGAGAAGCCGTCGCGCCGGGCCACCCTGGCGGACATCACCTGCGACTCGGACGGGAAGATCGAGCACTTCATCGACAAGCGCGAGGTGAAGGACGCGCTGGAGCTGCACCCGCTCAACAACGACGACTACTACCTGGGCATCTTCCTGGTGGGCGCCTACCAGGAAATCCTGGGCGACTTGCACAACCTGTTCGGGGACACGCACGCGGTGCAGGTGTCGCTGGCACCCAACGGGGGCTACCTCATCGACCACGTGGTGGAGGGAGACACCGTCAACGAGGTGCTCCACTATGTGAGCTACAGCAAGGACGACCTGGTGGCGCGGCTGCGCAAGTTCACCGAGGTGGCGCTGCGCAACGGCCGCATCACCCTGGACGAGTCGCGCACCCTGCTGCGCATGTACGAGGAGGGCCTGTCCGGCTACACCTACCTGGAGCGCGACGTGGACGCGGCCTTCAACGCCAGCCACGGCCAGCTCCGCCTGGTGCCGCCGCAGGACGCCACCAACCCCCGCGTCGCCCCGCCCACAGGCACCTGAGCCGGCGCGGAACCGGGAGCTTGCCCCACCCTGGGCCGCAAGCTCCCGGCCCTCCCGGCTAGCGCACGGGGACGGACGTCCCCGGCGCCTCGGGCTCGCTGGCGAAGGCCGTGTCGGAGGCCCGCAGCCGCAGCCGCTCCAGCGTCTTGAGCTGGGCCTCGGCCCGCTCGACGCACGCCTCGAAGTCCATGCCCGCGAGCCGGGCCTCCGTCTTGGACAGCCGCTCCAGCGCGCGCCACATGCAGATGCGGCCCCGGGTGCCGATGCACAGGGCCTCCAGGTCCATCACCCGGCTCAGGGGCGAGTAGCCCAGCAGCCCGCCCCCGTTGGGCTTCAGGCGCTCCACCCAGGCAATCGCCCAGGCCGCGCCCTCCTTGAACCGGTCCTTGGGGACCTCCAACCCCCGCATCACCCGCTCCAGCAGGGTCCGGTCCTGCTCCAGCTCCACGCGCAGGGTGGAGAGGTAATCCCCCACGGGGTTGCCCGCGTTCCGCCGGGCGGCCCGCTGGGCCAGGTCCAACCCGAAGCGCGAGCCGGCGAGGTGATCGTTCAGATAGATGCCCAGCAACTTCACGTTCATGCACGGCCTCCCCTGGTGAGGGTGTGTCCGCCAGGGTCGGCATGTCCCGGGGCCCGCGCACGGGCACCGGCTGGGCAGGCAGGAGGGCAGCCAGGCAGGACAGCCCTCTCTGGGCGGCCTAGGACGGGCCGGGGTAGCGGAACACGAGGGGCAACTTCACGTCCGGGTGAAGGCTCCGGGCCACGGGGCACTCCTGGGCGGCC from Stigmatella erecta harbors:
- the clpX gene encoding ATP-dependent Clp protease ATP-binding subunit ClpX, coding for MESSARREEPLLTPRQIFERLDRYVIGQQEAKRAVAIAAHNHLKRIQARRLRRGTLIKKSNILLIGPTGSGKTHIARNLAEILSVPFTTVDATEYTEAGYYGKDVEVMISDLLFKANHSVEDTQRGIIFVDEVDKIARRSQGARNGAGSRDIGGEGVQQGLLKMLEGREVFVPMNLTQAWNKSDFVQIDTRDILFICAGTFSDLHEYGEGGSRPLGFGSEEDGRRVTKRISVKQLVDFGMLAEFLGRLPVMVQLQALGEEDLLRVLTEPPDSIIREFRELLAYDEIELDFAPEALREVVHFSVEKGLGARGLRSILEHVMADVMFEAPERGRGSFRIDGEFVRVRLNGLNAAQLGA
- a CDS encoding Hsp70 family protein, whose amino-acid sequence is MSDEIAIGVDLGTSYSCVAVVQDGQPVVIPNEWGESNHASCVSFLDDGSVLVGNAAKKNIIAAPEATVYSAKRLIGRYFFSDEVKKAQAVMPYTIVEGENNAVRIQVHGQTYSLPEISALVLKEMKAVAETYLGREVTKAVVTVPAYFNDNQRQATKDAGRIAGLEVLRILNEPTAAALAYGFGRDVNQRVVVYDLGGGTFDVSILEIGKDVFEVLSTAGDTYLGGDDFDDRIMTWLAEDFLAKTRLDLRQSKYCLQMLKDAAERAKIEVGQHGTAEILCQGICQDGNGNVMDLRNTLTHDQFNRMVMDLVQRTFKVCDEALQSARLSASEIDAVILVGGPTRLPIIRNSVKHYFQKEPMEGINPDQVVSLGACLQAHALLDAHAETFLVDVTPLSLRIGTVGGYTEKVIDKNTPVPIDRSKTFTTSRDGQEKVKIRVYQGESNRAEECELLGEFEFSGFRIGYRGDVKIEVTFEIDTNGMVNVSACDVETGQKTTTTLTLSSGMSETDIQRSIDATRQIQLAGHGGDLPSVA
- a CDS encoding CvpA family protein, which gives rise to MIIDLIILGLVLFFAVVGAITGAARQVAHLVGLAVAYFVSKRLGPVLAPKLAEALGTPLLIGLLVGSVLLFIVVLVVVRYALGALLQRMLSGQEPENRGADRFIGFLIGGAKVGIIAYVLLSALTFVEQYVVVAGRRMGLSPKGSHALAFAREHNLFEMTQFAALKDFVQVAQLSADPQRAAKLQNDPAYKALRQDPRFQKALRDESLRRSLERGDHRALLNNNLILQLIQDPDIAARLGAASHAAERRP
- the speA gene encoding biosynthetic arginine decarboxylase; amino-acid sequence: MPINTPQHRWTLADALEMYGIRNWGNPYFGINEKGHVCVHPDGPQGSSMDLKELVDEVRRRGIGLPLLIRFTDVLRHRVIHLNEAFKKAIAESNYKGQYRGVYPIKVNQHRYVVETIVETGKNYGYGLEAGSKPELLAVMALLDNEDALVICNGYKDEEYVETALFFSRLGRNVILVVEKPSELPLIAEVARKTGIAPRLGIRVKLSTRGAGKWEASGGDRSKFGLTSSELMNCIGFMRETGLLPHFELLHFHLGSQISNIRNVKNALREVGCFYVEVVRQGAPLKYLDVGGGLGVDYDGSQTNFTSSMNYTTEEYANDVVFGVMEACDRAGVTHPTLVSESGRAIVAHHAVLVMDVLGTSESDLSQVPDKVDEKAPSVVRNLMNTLKEVTNKNLLESWHDAQDSKEESLTLFSLGHLSLEQRVAAENIYWAICHKIMRIARDQGEIPEELDSLERQLSDTYFCNFSVFQSLPDSWAIDQLFPIMPIHRLSEKPSRRATLADITCDSDGKIEHFIDKREVKDALELHPLNNDDYYLGIFLVGAYQEILGDLHNLFGDTHAVQVSLAPNGGYLIDHVVEGDTVNEVLHYVSYSKDDLVARLRKFTEVALRNGRITLDESRTLLRMYEEGLSGYTYLERDVDAAFNASHGQLRLVPPQDATNPRVAPPTGT
- a CDS encoding DnaJ domain-containing protein: MAAPPGAPRPAPGATVAPRPPAPAIPPVGTAAGAPPRPAAPGAPVIAPRPAQGPLPAGPAARPAGTPAAGGRPPPPPADLMPRSERPTLSLPTISPVTFTQPSIAAPPPPAQSPQRPTVQGLTPVSVTPQAGPGVTLTAPTPGSPAAAAHRPTLPGIVPVSVTPLPMPPRPAGALAVGRPPGGVPAAGTPSPVPRPGTPPTMAPGVPPPVAASPVPRPGTPPTMTPGVPPPVAQATGPRPPVIAPARPAPPTIAPMAPAVPGIPAVPAVAASRPLAPAVPPVAPSIAPIVPPVAPAAAAPVAAPPPPPAAAGKGSLDPAQAAELEVRCSQLDQLDYFEVLKIPKDAAPAVIKKAFYSESRTYHPDRFFQLESKELKEQVHELYKRVTEAYYVLRDDTKRKKYLADVTGPERAQKLRFTENSEAETKAAVRKEQEEQIGTHPKGRQFYQLGASDLDAGRWSSAERNLKMALTYEPANARYKEKLAEAKKKLEEEAKSKGDSFKIK